The following are encoded together in the Trichocoleus sp. FACHB-46 genome:
- a CDS encoding NUDIX hydrolase produces the protein MYGVNQIRVLALGLIQDRQAAAAGKGDRIFVSEGYDPVKQKTFYRALGGGVDFGETSLIALQREFQEEIQAELANIRYLGCLENIFVFNGQSGHELIQLYKCDFADPKFYELDELMFAEGDRQKKALWIESDRFKSGELTLVPEQFFDYL, from the coding sequence ATGTACGGAGTCAATCAAATTCGCGTTTTAGCGCTAGGGCTAATCCAAGACCGTCAGGCTGCTGCTGCTGGAAAAGGCGATCGCATCTTTGTCTCGGAAGGATACGACCCAGTGAAACAAAAAACTTTTTATCGAGCCTTAGGAGGTGGCGTAGACTTTGGTGAAACCAGCCTGATCGCTTTGCAGCGAGAATTTCAGGAAGAAATCCAAGCAGAGCTAGCTAACATTCGTTACTTGGGCTGTCTAGAGAACATCTTTGTGTTTAATGGCCAATCAGGTCATGAGCTGATCCAGCTCTACAAATGCGACTTCGCTGATCCTAAATTCTACGAACTGGATGAACTGATGTTTGCCGAAGGCGATCGCCAGAAAAAAGCCCTCTGGATTGAGAGCGATCGCTTCAAATCTGGAGAACTCACCTTGGTTCCAGAGCAGTTTTTTGATTACCTCTAA
- a CDS encoding DUF3531 family protein: MQVQFREFDPFNVWIWLEFSLNPSELEKQYVEEIINSWFFLGKLGGFNAENLQVQDVGLEISYMNYNQDAAEDSFMALMHNIGEVEYESNWARCWFDLGTSDAIALDVLINSLRQFSKDYVEITTLIIGGENEDWPIPESRKREYSEYDDN, translated from the coding sequence ATGCAAGTACAGTTTCGGGAGTTTGATCCCTTTAATGTCTGGATTTGGCTAGAGTTCAGCTTGAACCCCTCTGAACTAGAAAAACAGTACGTTGAAGAAATTATCAACTCCTGGTTTTTTCTAGGGAAATTAGGCGGGTTTAACGCCGAAAATCTCCAGGTGCAAGATGTTGGCCTAGAAATCAGCTACATGAATTACAACCAGGATGCGGCTGAAGATAGCTTCATGGCCTTGATGCACAACATTGGGGAAGTAGAGTACGAGAGCAACTGGGCCCGTTGTTGGTTCGACTTAGGCACCAGTGACGCGATCGCCCTAGATGTTTTAATCAATTCCTTGCGGCAATTCAGCAAAGATTACGTAGAAATCACAACGCTGATTATTGGCGGAGAGAATGAAGACTGGCCGATCCCCGAAAGCCGCAAACGAGAGTACTCAGAATACGACGATAATTAA
- a CDS encoding Sll0314/Alr1548 family TPR repeat-containing protein: MTNMPIAPSSVGTNAPPCSSRMQRQSRPVSASRRFVSAVAGTAAIALSLCGSPAFAGDPFRTTNQHAIGKNTEAAFKAIFERGDYQAARKYLSQAEPSEPLSYAMKASLAYLDKDWNALRTNATKTRETAEQLRKTDPLRGNLYVAVGEFMEGAYIVSREGTVRGTPQALNKLQRVFQSLNAAEKLSPQDPELNLVKGFMDLMLAVNLPFANPADAVERLNKYAQPRYLAYRGIAIGYRDLNQPTKALEFVDQALKVTPNNPDLYYLKAQVLVKQGKNQESLEFFRKALDKTAQLPRQLRNQIAYERCRTEFRIDQKERNCSTELKK; the protein is encoded by the coding sequence ATGACGAACATGCCGATTGCTCCCAGTAGTGTTGGGACAAATGCCCCACCCTGCTCCTCTAGGATGCAACGCCAAAGCCGCCCTGTTTCCGCTTCCCGGCGGTTCGTTTCTGCCGTTGCGGGTACTGCGGCGATCGCCCTTAGCTTATGCGGCAGTCCTGCTTTTGCGGGCGATCCCTTCCGTACTACTAACCAGCATGCCATTGGTAAGAATACCGAAGCAGCCTTCAAAGCGATTTTTGAGCGGGGCGATTACCAAGCTGCCAGAAAATACTTATCTCAAGCTGAACCCAGTGAGCCACTCAGCTATGCCATGAAAGCGTCACTAGCTTACCTGGACAAAGATTGGAATGCCTTGCGAACCAATGCCACTAAGACTCGCGAAACCGCTGAGCAGCTACGTAAAACTGACCCCCTACGCGGCAACTTGTACGTAGCAGTGGGCGAATTTATGGAAGGCGCTTATATCGTCTCCCGTGAAGGTACGGTGCGAGGGACTCCTCAAGCCCTGAACAAACTTCAACGAGTGTTTCAATCATTGAATGCGGCTGAAAAGCTCAGTCCTCAAGACCCAGAACTTAACTTAGTGAAAGGTTTTATGGATTTGATGCTGGCGGTTAATCTCCCCTTTGCCAATCCAGCGGACGCGGTAGAGCGATTGAACAAATATGCCCAGCCTCGTTACTTGGCTTATCGGGGGATTGCGATTGGCTACCGAGACCTGAACCAACCGACGAAAGCGCTAGAGTTTGTTGATCAAGCTCTGAAGGTGACCCCTAACAACCCAGATCTGTACTACCTCAAAGCCCAAGTTCTCGTTAAACAGGGTAAAAATCAGGAAAGCCTAGAATTTTTCCGCAAAGCCTTGGATAAAACCGCTCAATTGCCTCGCCAACTGCGAAACCAAATCGCGTATGAGCGCTGTAGAACCGAATTCCGCATTGATCAAAAAGAGCGCAATTGCAGTACTGAGCTTAAGAAATAG
- a CDS encoding ABC transporter ATP-binding protein: MLYLKNLIYHPTATPTAILKSINLELAPQQMGLIIGPSGSGKSTLLEILAGLAEKTSGDILWREQELTPAHLQQLGGLVFQFPERHFCGATILEELRLGHPELGTEKVNQALTEVGLGHLSLQTSPHSLSGGQQRRLALAVQLIRQPYLLLLDEPTAGLDWSMRRQLVNLLARLKDHWSLLIVTHDAGDLLAIADRCWTLNHGELQSVDPQVLEMNAKQPQSVVQS; this comes from the coding sequence ATGCTCTATCTCAAAAACCTGATCTATCATCCGACTGCTACCCCGACCGCCATCCTCAAATCAATCAATTTGGAGCTAGCGCCTCAGCAAATGGGCTTGATCATCGGCCCCAGCGGTTCAGGAAAAAGCACCCTCCTGGAAATTCTAGCGGGGTTGGCGGAAAAAACTTCAGGTGACATCCTGTGGCGAGAGCAAGAACTGACTCCAGCCCATCTCCAGCAACTGGGTGGTCTTGTCTTCCAGTTTCCGGAGCGACATTTTTGCGGTGCCACAATTCTAGAAGAGCTGCGCCTTGGCCACCCAGAACTAGGGACAGAAAAGGTAAATCAGGCTTTAACAGAAGTGGGGTTGGGGCACTTATCTCTACAAACATCGCCTCATTCCCTGAGTGGTGGACAACAGCGACGCTTAGCCTTGGCCGTACAGTTGATTCGCCAACCCTATTTATTACTACTAGATGAGCCAACGGCAGGGCTAGATTGGTCCATGCGACGGCAGTTGGTCAATTTATTGGCCCGCCTCAAAGACCACTGGAGTTTGTTGATCGTGACCCACGATGCGGGTGACCTGCTAGCGATCGCTGACCGCTGTTGGACTCTCAACCACGGTGAGTTGCAGTCTGTCGATCCCCAAGTGCTAGAAATGAATGCGAAGCAACCTCAATCTGTTGTCCAAAGTTAA
- the rsmG gene encoding 16S rRNA (guanine(527)-N(7))-methyltransferase RsmG, translated as MLDLETVNLPEMIAVWQKTLRWQPTSHQQQQLQRLYELILEGNRQLNLTRITEPSEFWEKHLWDSLRGIAPFFKEEGGGMKDEFDSSSSFIPPYGSGEGVHPSSFRVIDIGTGGGFPGIPAAIACPDWQVTLLDSTQKKVTFLQTLATTLELENITTLVDRAEQVGQLPEHREAYDLALIRAVGSASVCAEYALPLLKLEGQAVLYRGQWTAEETGALRPAVAQLGGAIAAIEECSTPVSQGMRHCLYLRKVAPTPSEFPRAIGVPAKQPL; from the coding sequence ATGTTGGATCTTGAAACCGTGAACCTGCCAGAAATGATCGCTGTTTGGCAAAAAACTCTCCGCTGGCAGCCCACCTCGCACCAGCAACAGCAGTTACAGCGGCTTTACGAACTCATTCTAGAGGGCAACCGTCAGTTAAATCTCACCCGCATTACCGAGCCAAGTGAGTTTTGGGAAAAGCACTTGTGGGACTCGTTGCGAGGCATAGCACCATTCTTCAAGGAGGAAGGAGGAGGGATGAAGGATGAATTTGACTCCTCTTCCTCCTTCATCCCACCCTACGGAAGTGGCGAGGGCGTACATCCTTCATCCTTTCGCGTAATCGACATTGGTACAGGTGGTGGTTTTCCGGGTATTCCGGCAGCGATCGCCTGTCCTGACTGGCAAGTGACACTGCTAGATTCGACTCAGAAGAAGGTTACTTTTCTGCAAACTCTGGCAACCACGTTAGAGCTGGAAAATATCACCACTTTAGTAGACCGAGCCGAACAGGTCGGGCAGTTGCCTGAGCACCGGGAAGCTTACGATTTAGCCCTGATTCGAGCAGTAGGGTCAGCTTCTGTTTGTGCTGAGTACGCCTTACCACTGCTGAAGCTGGAAGGACAAGCAGTGCTCTATCGCGGTCAGTGGACTGCCGAAGAAACCGGAGCCTTGCGTCCGGCGGTGGCTCAGTTGGGTGGCGCGATCGCCGCGATCGAAGAATGCAGCACTCCCGTTAGCCAAGGGATGCGACACTGTCTCTACTTACGCAAAGTGGCTCCCACCCCTAGTGAATTTCCACGGGCGATCGGAGTGCCAGCAAAGCAGCCCTTATAG
- a CDS encoding ABC transporter ATP-binding protein, producing MIEVEQLSKVYGSTPAIQDVTFAVEPGEILGFLGPNGAGKTTTMRILTGYLPATSGSARVAGYDVHEDSMAVRQRIGYLPETPPLYPEMTVEGFLYFVARIKGVSAGDRSRQVQSALERCSLVEKRKTLIRKLSKGFRQRVGIAQAIVHDPPAIILDEPTVGLDPRQIIEVRNLIKNLAGTHTVILSTHILPEVSMTCNRVAIINRGRVVATNSPENLMAQLNAGSGYELDVDGDVNTVQQLVQPIPGVRLVEPMRIEELADQTLTPQRCRVRVVAEADSDPGRDIAAAVVGGGLGLYEMRRTKASLEDVFLQLTMTEEKALESSAETELSAGGEAEPVIEDAPGAPTAVVSESAESEEEA from the coding sequence ATGATTGAAGTTGAACAGTTGAGCAAGGTTTATGGCTCAACCCCTGCGATTCAAGATGTGACATTTGCGGTAGAACCAGGGGAAATCTTGGGTTTTTTGGGGCCAAACGGGGCTGGAAAAACCACCACCATGCGGATTCTGACTGGATACTTACCTGCAACGAGTGGCAGTGCGCGAGTCGCGGGCTACGATGTTCACGAAGATTCGATGGCGGTGAGGCAGCGCATTGGTTATCTACCCGAGACGCCTCCGCTCTATCCAGAAATGACGGTGGAGGGGTTTCTCTATTTTGTGGCTCGAATTAAAGGCGTGAGTGCGGGCGATCGCTCTCGACAAGTTCAATCAGCTCTAGAGCGTTGCAGCTTGGTGGAAAAACGCAAAACCTTAATTCGTAAGCTATCTAAAGGCTTTCGCCAACGAGTAGGCATTGCCCAGGCGATCGTGCATGATCCCCCGGCGATTATTTTAGATGAACCGACTGTGGGCTTAGATCCGCGCCAAATTATTGAAGTTCGTAACTTAATTAAGAACTTAGCAGGGACTCATACAGTAATTCTCTCCACGCATATCTTGCCTGAGGTCAGCATGACCTGTAACCGAGTCGCCATCATTAATCGCGGGCGAGTGGTAGCAACGAATAGCCCGGAAAATTTGATGGCGCAACTCAATGCGGGGTCGGGGTATGAGCTAGACGTGGACGGCGATGTCAACACTGTGCAACAACTAGTGCAACCCATTCCCGGTGTGCGCTTGGTAGAGCCCATGCGAATCGAGGAACTAGCAGACCAGACATTAACGCCTCAGCGCTGTCGGGTGCGAGTAGTAGCTGAAGCCGATAGCGATCCAGGTCGGGATATTGCCGCTGCTGTCGTGGGGGGAGGTTTAGGTCTCTACGAAATGCGCCGGACTAAGGCCAGCTTAGAGGATGTGTTCTTGCAATTGACGATGACCGAAGAAAAAGCCTTAGAGTCGAGTGCAGAGACTGAGTTGAGCGCTGGGGGGGAAGCGGAGCCAGTCATTGAAGACGCGCCTGGAGCACCAACTGCTGTCGTGTCTGAGTCAGCAGAATCGGAGGAAGAAGCATAA
- a CDS encoding ABC transporter permease has translation MRVILSNIVAIYRKELQGYFASPLAYAIAGVFWFLSGFFFVIALQDTLQTAAAADQIGQPFDAAYALIQAFLGLMGVLSLFILPILSMGLYAEERKRGTLELLATSPVTNWVVSLGKLLGVLTFFITLVLPLLVYETITLSAANPPLNPTLLLTGYGGLILMAAAVLSLGMFLSSLTDSSILAAILTFALVLLLWSIQAIATVVGGPVGDAIGHLSLLKHYGDLVRGVVNTSGLILFVSYIILGLFLTAQSIEALRFQRS, from the coding sequence ATGCGGGTGATTCTCAGCAATATTGTGGCGATTTATCGCAAAGAGTTGCAGGGGTACTTTGCCTCTCCCTTGGCTTATGCGATCGCGGGCGTGTTTTGGTTCTTGTCTGGCTTTTTCTTTGTGATTGCCTTGCAAGACACCCTGCAAACTGCCGCCGCTGCGGACCAAATTGGGCAACCCTTTGATGCGGCTTATGCCCTAATTCAAGCTTTTTTGGGCTTGATGGGAGTTTTGTCTTTGTTTATTTTGCCAATTCTCTCGATGGGGCTTTACGCCGAGGAACGCAAGCGGGGCACCTTGGAACTGCTAGCCACCTCTCCCGTAACCAACTGGGTGGTCTCCTTAGGCAAGCTGCTAGGAGTTCTCACTTTCTTCATCACCTTAGTGTTGCCCTTGCTAGTTTACGAAACGATTACTTTGAGTGCTGCGAATCCTCCCTTAAATCCCACGCTGTTGTTAACTGGCTACGGTGGCTTGATTCTAATGGCCGCAGCAGTTTTATCTTTGGGCATGTTTCTGTCTTCGTTGACCGATAGCAGCATTTTGGCGGCAATTTTGACGTTTGCCCTCGTTTTACTTCTCTGGTCGATCCAGGCGATCGCCACAGTGGTGGGGGGGCCTGTGGGTGACGCCATCGGGCACTTATCGCTGCTGAAGCACTACGGCGATCTGGTTCGCGGTGTAGTGAATACAAGCGGCTTGATTTTGTTCGTGAGCTACATTATTTTGGGCCTGTTTTTGACTGCCCAGTCTATTGAAGCGCTCAGATTCCAGCGCTCTTAA
- a CDS encoding Gldg family protein — MKQIPTTWKSFKQSWQWLFWAGPVLVVIGLSAGAVSGNWGSIPVGLTVAGIVLIGVWLLLQSQPGSGFWGRRSTQASTNALLSTLAVVVILGLINFLGVRYANQVDLTENQLYTLAPQSQGILRRLPQPVKVWVFMDPNSPNPNSGPTQALLDQYKRQSRQFNFEMVDPQAQPGLAQSFGIQDIGDVYIEAGQKRRFLQNLKSERLSEGRLTNAIEQITSDRQAKIYFLQGHGESSLDEGQRGLAQAKALLQEKNFISEPLNLVEQPAVPEDAAAVVVAGPKQALFDKEVRELSAYLQQGGSVLLMIDPNVDPKLEGLLKNWGVTLGNRIAINASAQQIAELGPTASVVNQYGDHPITKDFGNRYSIYPIARPIQTTPVSGVQETPLLVTSPQSWAESDLKNQNLEFNPERDRQGPLVLGVALSKAAQATGSAQASPSPSPSASPSVSPSASPSPSPSPTPTTEANKTPSESRLVVVGNSSFATDGLFGQQLNGDVFLNSVSWLSKRDDQVLSIRPKEDKNRRITMTAQQANLVGWLSLAVLPLLGFGTAGVMWWRRR; from the coding sequence ATGAAACAAATTCCTACCACCTGGAAATCGTTCAAGCAATCTTGGCAATGGCTCTTCTGGGCTGGGCCAGTGCTGGTAGTTATAGGCTTATCCGCCGGAGCTGTGTCTGGCAATTGGGGCAGCATTCCGGTCGGCCTGACCGTTGCTGGCATTGTGTTGATTGGGGTCTGGCTGCTGCTGCAAAGCCAACCTGGCTCTGGCTTTTGGGGCCGCCGCTCAACTCAAGCCAGCACCAATGCGCTCCTCTCCACGCTGGCTGTCGTCGTTATCCTAGGTTTGATTAATTTCCTGGGAGTCCGCTATGCCAATCAAGTTGACCTGACCGAAAATCAACTTTACACCCTTGCTCCTCAGTCACAGGGTATCTTGAGGCGCTTGCCCCAACCTGTGAAAGTTTGGGTGTTTATGGACCCCAATAGCCCTAATCCAAATTCTGGCCCGACTCAAGCTTTGTTAGACCAATACAAGCGCCAGTCAAGGCAATTTAATTTTGAGATGGTTGATCCACAAGCTCAACCAGGCTTGGCGCAATCTTTTGGCATTCAGGATATTGGCGATGTCTATATTGAGGCAGGCCAAAAACGCCGTTTTCTCCAAAACCTGAAGAGTGAGCGGTTGTCAGAAGGACGACTGACCAATGCCATTGAGCAAATTACGAGCGATCGCCAAGCCAAAATCTACTTTCTGCAAGGTCACGGAGAGTCTTCCTTGGATGAGGGTCAAAGGGGTTTAGCCCAAGCCAAAGCTTTGTTGCAGGAGAAAAACTTCATCAGTGAACCGCTGAACTTGGTCGAGCAACCTGCTGTACCTGAAGATGCAGCAGCAGTCGTGGTGGCTGGCCCCAAGCAAGCTTTGTTTGACAAGGAAGTTAGGGAGCTGAGCGCTTATTTGCAGCAAGGGGGCAGTGTGTTGCTGATGATTGACCCCAATGTAGACCCGAAGCTAGAGGGCTTACTCAAAAATTGGGGTGTGACCCTAGGCAACCGAATTGCGATCAATGCTTCGGCTCAGCAAATCGCTGAGTTAGGCCCGACCGCTTCCGTGGTTAATCAGTATGGCGATCACCCGATTACTAAGGATTTTGGCAATCGCTATTCGATTTATCCGATCGCAAGACCGATTCAAACGACTCCTGTTTCTGGGGTGCAGGAAACGCCTTTGTTGGTCACGAGTCCTCAAAGTTGGGCGGAAAGTGACCTGAAAAATCAAAACTTGGAGTTTAATCCGGAGCGCGATCGCCAAGGGCCTTTAGTGTTAGGTGTGGCGCTAAGCAAGGCGGCTCAGGCTACGGGATCTGCTCAGGCTTCTCCCTCACCTAGCCCATCTGCTAGCCCGTCTGTTTCTCCTTCTGCTAGTCCCAGTCCTAGCCCTAGTCCTACACCAACTACTGAGGCTAACAAAACGCCATCTGAATCTCGTCTGGTTGTGGTGGGTAATTCTAGTTTTGCTACGGATGGTTTGTTTGGTCAGCAGTTAAATGGGGATGTTTTCCTTAATTCGGTAAGTTGGCTGAGCAAGCGGGATGACCAGGTTCTATCGATTCGTCCGAAGGAGGACAAGAACCGCCGAATTACGATGACGGCGCAGCAGGCGAATTTGGTGGGTTGGTTGTCGCTGGCCGTGTTGCCTTTGTTGGGTTTTGGGACTGCTGGGGTGATGTGGTGGCGACGCCGCTAG
- a CDS encoding DUF4340 domain-containing protein encodes MKLNSKTLILLLLACGLGGFVYFYEIRGGGKGQEQQVQGSGQRIFAFEESQVQALTLTTSGQRLEFVKAPTPEAKAGASPSPGKQTEQATEKPTEKQSESKQPQSQWLLKAPEEGPANDASIAFLLSLLATGRSDRTIKAPLTQKADFGLDQPTATIELRLNDQKTHRFVLGKPDFNQSFWYAQADPATSGTPELSVLLVSPDFNNAVSRPLSEWKAAPEAPTPSPSPSPSAENAAPSPEPAPEDASPSPESPPPADSTNPSSSSSPSPDPGTSSTPAPPAE; translated from the coding sequence ATGAAGCTGAATTCGAAAACTTTGATTTTGCTCTTACTGGCGTGCGGGTTGGGGGGCTTTGTCTATTTTTATGAAATTCGCGGGGGTGGCAAGGGCCAAGAACAACAAGTGCAAGGGTCGGGGCAGCGAATTTTTGCTTTTGAGGAGTCTCAGGTTCAAGCTTTGACGCTAACGACATCAGGGCAAAGGTTGGAGTTTGTCAAAGCTCCTACTCCTGAAGCAAAGGCTGGTGCGTCTCCATCTCCAGGGAAGCAGACTGAACAAGCTACAGAAAAACCGACGGAGAAGCAATCTGAATCTAAGCAACCTCAATCTCAGTGGTTGCTGAAGGCTCCGGAGGAGGGGCCAGCGAATGATGCTTCGATAGCTTTCTTGCTGAGTTTGCTGGCAACGGGACGGAGCGATCGCACGATTAAAGCGCCTCTCACTCAGAAAGCGGATTTTGGTTTAGACCAACCCACGGCGACGATTGAGCTGAGGCTGAATGATCAGAAAACTCACCGTTTTGTTTTGGGTAAACCTGACTTTAATCAGAGCTTTTGGTACGCTCAAGCTGATCCGGCGACTTCAGGAACGCCAGAGTTATCGGTTTTGTTGGTGTCTCCAGACTTTAACAATGCTGTGAGTCGTCCACTGTCGGAGTGGAAAGCAGCACCCGAAGCTCCCACTCCCTCTCCCTCTCCCTCTCCCTCGGCGGAGAATGCGGCTCCTAGCCCAGAGCCTGCTCCAGAAGACGCTAGCCCTAGCCCTGAATCCCCTCCTCCGGCGGACAGTACCAATCCAAGTTCCAGCTCGTCACCAAGCCCTGATCCTGGCACTTCGTCTACTCCTGCTCCTCCAGCAGAATAA
- the purU gene encoding formyltetrahydrofolate deformylase: MTSPTATLLVSCPDQRGLVAKIANFIYANGGNIIHADQHTDFEAGLFLTRIEWQLEGFNLPRDLIGPAFNAIAQPLQANWRLHFSDAVPRIAIWVSRQDHCLFDLIWRQRAQEFAAKIPLIISNHPDLGAIAKQFGIDYHHIPINKENKAEQEAKQLALLQQYRIDLAVLAKYMQVLSADFIANFPQVINIHHSFLPAFAGANPYQRAYKRGVKIIGATSHYVTEDLDAGPIIEQDVVRVSHRDEVNDLIRKGKDLERVVLARAVRLHLENRVLVYSNRTVVFE; the protein is encoded by the coding sequence ATGACTAGCCCTACCGCAACCCTTTTAGTCTCCTGTCCTGACCAGAGGGGACTTGTCGCAAAAATCGCCAATTTTATTTATGCCAATGGCGGCAATATTATTCATGCGGATCAACACACCGATTTTGAGGCAGGGCTATTTCTGACACGGATTGAGTGGCAGCTCGAAGGATTTAATTTGCCGCGTGATCTCATTGGGCCTGCTTTCAATGCGATCGCTCAGCCTCTACAAGCAAATTGGCGATTACACTTTTCGGATGCGGTGCCTCGAATTGCCATTTGGGTCAGCCGCCAAGACCATTGCTTATTTGATTTAATTTGGCGACAACGGGCTCAAGAGTTTGCTGCTAAAATTCCGTTGATTATTAGCAACCATCCAGATTTAGGCGCGATCGCCAAACAATTTGGCATTGATTATCACCATATTCCTATCAATAAAGAGAATAAGGCTGAGCAAGAAGCCAAGCAGCTAGCTCTACTTCAGCAGTACCGAATTGATTTAGCGGTACTGGCTAAATATATGCAAGTTTTGAGCGCTGACTTTATTGCTAATTTCCCTCAAGTGATTAATATCCACCACTCCTTCTTGCCTGCTTTTGCGGGAGCGAATCCCTACCAGCGGGCCTACAAGCGTGGGGTCAAAATCATTGGGGCTACTTCTCACTACGTGACTGAAGATTTAGATGCAGGGCCGATTATTGAGCAGGATGTCGTGCGAGTCAGCCATCGTGATGAGGTCAATGATTTAATTCGCAAGGGCAAAGATTTGGAGCGCGTGGTTTTGGCTAGAGCAGTGCGCCTGCATCTCGAAAATCGCGTGTTGGTTTACAGCAATCGCACTGTCGTATTTGAATAG